A single Lolium perenne isolate Kyuss_39 chromosome 6, Kyuss_2.0, whole genome shotgun sequence DNA region contains:
- the LOC127307985 gene encoding uncharacterized protein codes for MPTPGRRLPLPPRSVRLDHVIPADAAELGLGTGGLLSAAIENLERKPAARPTTRPRSPTSPRGSSSSCSSTSRSRAVTPLLRAPRGLRLAASRRLHRWRDHGAHDRAIACGWIERLVGAGGDVFDVSALLGEVDCVGLHPGFSRVVKATVLYWDRSERAHAVEFVRDVLRRGSVSAGADYDGKTSDGQGGVQIPPSPRNPIPLSPKHAKFMTSLAQILSLGFVARNRLPAPSVPQRRALPRIPRHGLPQDLFYIDWEEILRLICQLQTTFHLWEQVASITGEDVQGG; via the exons ATGCCCACGCCCGGCCGCCGTCTCCCTCTGCCCCCGCGCTCGGTGCGCCTCGACCACGTCATCCCCGCTGACGCCGCCGAGCTCGGCCTCGGTACGGGCGGGCTCCTGTCCGCCGCCATCGAGAACCTCGAGCGCAAGCCCGCCGCGCGGCCGACGACAAGGCCCCGCTCGCCGACCTCTCCCCGCGGGAGCTCCAGCTCGTGCTCGTCTACTTCACGCAGTAGGGCCGTGACGCCCCTACTGCGTGCTCCTCGAGGTCTTCGACTGGCTGCGTCGCGCCGACTGCATCGATGGCGAGACCATGGAGCTCATGACCGCGCCATCGCCTGCGGCTGGATCGAGCGCCTCGTGGGGGCCGGCGGCGACGTCTTCGACGTCTCCGCGCTGCTCGGGGAGGTGGACTGCGTCGGCCTGCACCCTGGGTTCAGCCGCGTCGTGAAGGCCACCGTGCTCTACTGGGACCGCAGCGAGAGGGCGCACGCTGTCGAGTTCGTCAGGGACGTGCTCAGGAGGGGTAGTGTCAGCGCGGGAGCGGACTACGACGGCAAGACTAGCGATGGCCAGGGCGGAGTTCAAATTCCACCGTCACCACGCAATCCAATTCCCCTCTCCCCAAAACATGCCAAGTTCATGACATCCCTCGCCCAAATATTATCACTAGGGTTCGTGGCCAGGAATCGACTTCCAGCACCCAGCGTTCCGCAGCGCAGGGCCCTCCCACGGATTCCTCGGCATGGGCTCCCGCAGGACCTGTTCTACATCGACTGGGAGGAGATCCTCCGCTTG ATTTGTCAGCTGCAGACTACGTTCCACTTATGGGAGCAAGTTGCATCAATCACCGGAGAAGATGTTCAAG GTGGATGA